CGCTCGGCGTCTCGACGAAACAGCTGATGGAGTCGAGCGGGAGCGCCGTCGCTCGCGCGGTCCGCCGGCACGCCGACCCGGGCGCGTCGGTCGCGGTCGTCGCGGGGCGCGGAAACAACGGCGGGGACGCGTTCGTCGCCGCGCGCTTCCTCGACGACTACGCGGTTTCGACGTTCTTGCTCGGCCGCCGGGAGTCCATCACGACCGACATCTCCCGGTCGAACTGGGACGCGCTCGGCGAGGCGGAGCTCCCCCGGGAGACCGTCACCGACTCGGCGCAGGTCGCCCTCGGCGACCCGGACGTCGTTATCGATGGCGTGCTCGGGACGGGCGTGACGGGCGCGCCGCGCGAACCCGAGCGCACCGCCATCGAAGCGATGAACGCGACGGACGCGACGGTCGTCTCCGTGGACGTCCCCTCGGGAACGGACGCCGACACCGGCGAGGCTGCGGACGTCGCCGTCGAGGCGGACGAAATCGTGACCTTCCACCGGCCGAAGCCGGGACTCCTCGGCCGCGACGACGTCACCGTCGCGGACATCGGCATCCCGTCACCGGCCGAGACGTTCGTCGGCCCCGGCGACCTCCAGGCCGTCACGCGCGACCCGCAGGCGCACAAGGGCGACTTCGGCCGCGTGTTCGTCGTCGGCGGCGGCCCCTACACGGGTGCGCCCGCGCTCGCCGCGCAGGCCGCGCTCCGCGCCGGCGCGGACCTCGCGTACGTCGCCGCGCCCGACCGCGTCGCGGACCGGGTTCAGGGCTACTCGGAAGACCTCATTGTCGAAAGCTACGACGGCGAGGTGCTCACGGCCGACCACGTCCCCGCGCTCCTCGACCGCGCCGGCGAGCGCGACGTCGTCGTCCTCGGTCCCGGTCTCGGGAGCGCGGACGCGACGCTCGACGCGGTCCACGGCTTCCTCGCAGACTACGAGGGGCGAGCGGTCGTCGACGCCGACGCGCTCCAGGTCGTCCCCGACGTCGACACCGAGGCGACGCTCGTCTGCACGCCCCATCAGGGCGAGCTCGTGAAGATGGGCGGGCCGCGGAGCGACGACTGGCGCGAGCGCCGCGAGACGGTTGAGAACTTCGCGCGCGACCTCGGCCACACGGTGCTCGTGAAGGGTGCGTACGACGTCGTCACGGACGGCGAGACGACGAGAGTAAATCGAACGGGGAACCCCGGGATGACCGTGGGCGGGACGGGCGACGTCCTTGCGGGCGCGACGGGCGCACGGCTCGCCGTCCACGACCCCGTCGAAGCGGGCGCGCTCGCCGCCTACGCCAACGGCAAGGCCGGCGACGCCGTCGTCGACGAGCAGGGCTACGGCCTCCTCGCCTCCGACCTCCTCGACGAACTCCCGCGCGCATTCAAACACGACGATGACTGACCACACAGACGCCGACGGCGACGACGAACTGACGCACACGACCGACGAGGGCGACGTCCAGATGGTGGACGTCGGCGCGAAGCCCGACACGAAGCGGCGCGCCGTCGCCCGCGGCCGCATCGACCTCGGCTCTTCGACCGTCGACGCGGTCCGCGGCGACGAGCTCGGAAAGGGCGACGTCCTCGCGACCGCTCGCATCGGCGCGATACAGGCCGTAAAGCACACGTGGGAGACGATTCCGATGTGCCACCAGATCCCCATCACGAACGTCGACACCGACTTCGACGTCGAGGACGAGTCGATAACGCTCGACGTCGCCGTCGAGACCACCGGGAAGACCGGCTGCGAGATGGAGGCGATTCAGGGCGTCACGACCGGTCTCGGCGTCGTCTGGGACATGGTGAA
This sequence is a window from Halocalculus aciditolerans. Protein-coding genes within it:
- a CDS encoding NAD(P)H-hydrate dehydratase — its product is MAAVDRNAAALGVSTKQLMESSGSAVARAVRRHADPGASVAVVAGRGNNGGDAFVAARFLDDYAVSTFLLGRRESITTDISRSNWDALGEAELPRETVTDSAQVALGDPDVVIDGVLGTGVTGAPREPERTAIEAMNATDATVVSVDVPSGTDADTGEAADVAVEADEIVTFHRPKPGLLGRDDVTVADIGIPSPAETFVGPGDLQAVTRDPQAHKGDFGRVFVVGGGPYTGAPALAAQAALRAGADLAYVAAPDRVADRVQGYSEDLIVESYDGEVLTADHVPALLDRAGERDVVVLGPGLGSADATLDAVHGFLADYEGRAVVDADALQVVPDVDTEATLVCTPHQGELVKMGGPRSDDWRERRETVENFARDLGHTVLVKGAYDVVTDGETTRVNRTGNPGMTVGGTGDVLAGATGARLAVHDPVEAGALAAYANGKAGDAVVDEQGYGLLASDLLDELPRAFKHDDD
- the moaC gene encoding cyclic pyranopterin monophosphate synthase MoaC, whose product is MTDHTDADGDDELTHTTDEGDVQMVDVGAKPDTKRRAVARGRIDLGSSTVDAVRGDELGKGDVLATARIGAIQAVKHTWETIPMCHQIPITNVDTDFDVEDESITLDVAVETTGKTGCEMEAIQGVTTGLGVVWDMVKAAEKDADGQYPGTRIGDVEVVEKTKKTLD